The following are encoded in a window of Gasterosteus aculeatus chromosome 5, fGasAcu3.hap1.1, whole genome shotgun sequence genomic DNA:
- the LOC120818944 gene encoding myosin-binding protein C, fast-type isoform X2, with protein MPEPVPADTPEEGQDAPPTDGESGSTELSGLFVEKPPQSLVAVTGMDLIIIAKVDSTTLTRKPTMKWLKGKWLDLGSKAGKHMQFKETYDRNTKIYTYEMKIIKAVAGDSGGYRCEVTAKDKCDSCTFEIEIQAAQQEAQADIFSAFKRADAGEDDGDLDFSALLKAAKKKKVKEEPPIDVWELLKSAHPSEYEKIAFDHGITDLRGMLKRLKKMKVVEPKHSEAFLKRLESCYSVEKGKKIVLRCEVMDPDVQVKWLKNGQEIKPSAKYVMEAVGNVRTLTLNRTTLADDAAYECVVGEDKCFTEVFVKEPPVTITKLMDDYHVVVGERVEFEIEVSEEGAHVMWFFEDVELQKDSTNHRIKKDGKKHTLIIQEATLADIGMYHAWTNGGHTKGELEVEEKQLEVLQDIADLTVKATDQALFKCEVSDDKVTGKWFKDGVEVLPSERIKMTHIGRFHRLLIEDVKPEDAGDYTFVPDGYALSISAKLNFLEIKVDYVPRQDPPKIHLDTTGNMVSQNTIIVVAGNKLRLDVEITGEPAPTVVWSKGDKVISETEGRVRVEARKDLSCFVIEGAEREDEGNYTICVTNPAGEDKAMLFVKIVDVPDPPENVRCLSVGEDCASMMWDPPVFDGGAPLKGYLMERKKKGSSRWTKLNFDVYESNSYEAKRMIEGVMYEMRVFAINSIGMSQPSLTSKPFMPIAPTSEPIRLTVHDVTDSTCTLKWLAPEKIGAGGMDGYVIEYCKEGDTEWVVANQELCERQGYVVRGLPVGEKINFRVKAVNIAGQSPPAVLSQPVTIREIMEYPKIRLPRELRTKYIRRVGEKINLTIPFQGKPRPVAIWYKDGEPIDPKMVNVRNSNVDSILFIREAERAHSGTYELVLQIENMEDRASIVLRIVDKPGPPMKLRVTDVWGFNAALEWAPPKDDGNCDITGYTIQKADMKTKEWFTVYDHNRRTNCTASDLVMGNEYMFRAFSENLCGLSEEACLSKNTAVIAKTDLEHKRSPYKEKEITCVPKFTQPLVDRSVVAGYSTAISCAVKGFPKPKIVWMKNKMIIGEDPKYLMRNYQGVLTLNIRKPGTFDGGKYSCMAVNELGKDEVECKVDVRIATDPEKK; from the exons ATACGCCGGAGGAGGGGCAGG aTGCACCGCCCACAGATGGAG AGTCCGGCTCCACGGAGCTCAGTGGGCTCTTCGTCGAGAAGCCCCCGCAAAGTTTAGTTGCCGTAACAG GAATGGATTTGATCATCATAGCAAAGGTGGATTCCACCACCCTGACCAGAAAACCCACGATGAAATGGCTGAAGGGCAAGTGGCTGGACCTCGGCAGCAAGGCTGGAAAACACATGCAGTTCAAAGAAACTTACGACAGGAATACTaag aTCTATACTTATGAAATGAAGATCATCAAAGCAGTAGCTGGAGATTCTGGGGGCTACAGGTGTGAGGTAACGGCGAAAGACAAGTGTGACAGCTGCACCTTCGAGATTGAGATTCAGG CTGCACAGCAGGAGGCGCAAGCAGACATCTTCTCTGCCTTCAAGAGAGC GGATGCTGGAGAGGACGACGGAGATCTGGATTTCAGTGCTCTGCTGAAAGCCGCAAAGAA aaaaaaggtaaaagaggAACCGCCGATCGACGTGTGGGAGCTGCTTAAGAGCGCCCACCCGAGCGAGTATGAGAAAATCGCCTTCGACCACGGCATCACGGACCTGAGGGGCATGTTGAAACGCCTGAAGAAGATGAAGGTCGTCGAGCCCAAGCACAGCGAGG CTTTCCTGAAGAGACTCGAATCCTGCTACTCGGTGGAAAAGGGCAAGAAGATCGTCCTGAGGTGTGAGGTGATGGACCCGGACGTGCAGGTCAAATGGTTGAAGAACGGCCAGGAGATCAAACCCTCAGCCaa GTACGTCATGGAGGCGGTCGGGAACGTCAGGACGCTCACCCTGAACAGGACGACCCTGGCTGACGACGCCGCGTACGAATGTGTGGTTGGAGAAGACAAGTGCTTCACAGAGGTCTTCGTCAAAG AGCCCCCCGTGACCATCACCAAGCTGATGGATGACTACCACGTGGTCGTTGGAGAGAGGGTGGAGTTTGAGATCGAGGTGTCGGAGGAGGGCGCCCACGTCATGTG GTTCTTTGAGGATGTAGAGCTTCAAAAAGACTCCACCAACCATCGTATTAAGAAGGATGGGAAAAAGCACACGCTCATCATCCAGGAGGCTACCCTCGCTGATATCGGAATGTACCACGCTTGGACAAACGGGGGCCATACCAAAGGAGAGCTGGAGGTGGAAG AAAAACAACTGGAGGTGTTGCAGGATATTGCCGATCTGACAGTCAAGGCCACCGACCAGGCTTTGTTTAAGTGCGAGGTGTCGGACGATAAGGTCACAGGAAAGTGGTTCAAAGACGGAGTGGAGGTCCTGCCGAGCGAACGCATCAAGATGACTCACATCGGAAG GTTTCACCGGCTGCTTATTGAAGACGTGAAGCCAGAAGATGCCGGAGACTACACGTTTGTTCCCGACGGGTACGCGCTGTCAATTTCTGCCAAACTCAACTTCTTAG AAATTAAGGTTGACTACGTGCCAAGACAAG ATCCTCCAAAGATCCACCTGGACACCACTGGAAACATGGTGTCACAAAACACCATCATTGTGGTGGCGGGAAACAAACTCCGCCTGGATGTTGAGATCACAGGAGAGCCAGCACCCACTGTTGTGTGGTCGAAAGGAGATAAA GTAATTTCAGAGACTGAAGGACGCGTAAGGGTGGAGGCCAGGAAAGACCTGAGCTGCTTCGTCATagagggggcagagagggaagaCGAGGGCAACTACACCATTTGTGTTACCAACCCTGCTGGAGAGGACAAGGCCATGCTGTTTGTGAAGATCGTGG ACGTGCCCGACCCCCCCGAGAACGTGAGATGCCTCTCGGTGGGAGAGGACTGCGCCAGCATGATGTGGGACCCTCCTGTATTTGATGGCGGTGCGCCACTCAAAG GTTACCTCATGGAGCGGAAGAAGAAGGGCTCCTCCAGATGGACGAAGCTCAACTTTGATGTGTATGAATCAAATTCATACGAGGCGAAGAGGATGATTGAAGGTGTCATGTATGAGATGAGGGTGTTTGCCATCAACAGCATTGGTATGTCTCAGCCGAGCCTCACCTCCAAGCCCTTCATGCCCATCG CCCCGACTAGCGAGCCCATACGTCTGACGGTGCACGATGTGACGGACAGCACGTGCACCCTGAAGTGGCTCGCCCCGGAGAAGATCGGCGCTGGAGGCATGGATGGCTACGTCATTGAATACTGCAAAGAAGGAG ACACTGAGTGGGTGGTGGCGAACCAGGAACTTTGTGAAAGGCAGGGATATGTGGTGCGTGGCCTCCCCGTGGGGGAGAAGATCAACTTTAGGGTGAAAGCAGTCAACATCGCCGGACAAAGTCCTCCAGCTGTGCTGTCGCAGCCGGTCACCATCCGTGAGATCATGG AGTATCCTAAGATCCGCCTCCCTCGCGAGCTGAGAACAAAGTACATCAGGAGAGTAGGAGAAAAAATCAACCTGACCATCCCGTTCCAg GGTAAGCCGCGTCCGGTCGCAATCTGGTACAAAGACGGTGAACCCATTGACCCCAAGATGGTCAACGTCCGCAACTCCAACGTGGACAGCATCCTCTTCATCCGCGAAGCAGAGAGAGCGCACTCGGGGACGTATGAGCTGGTGCTGCAGATCGAGAACATGGAAGACAGAGCCTCCATCGTCCTCAGGATTGTGG ATAAACCCGGACCTCCTATGAAGCTGAGGGTGACAGACGTCTGGGGCTTCAATGCGGCTCTGGAGTGGGCGCCCCCAAAGGATGACGGCAACTGTGACATTACTGGATACACCATCCAGAAAGCGGACATGAAGACTAAG GAATGGTTCACCGTTTATGATCACAACAGACGGACGAACTGCACAGCTTCAGATCTGGTCATGGGCAACGAATACATGTTCCGAGCCTTCAGCGAAAACCTCTGCGGCCTGAGCGAGGAGGCGTGCCTTAGCAAGAACACGGCTGTCATCGCCAAGAcag ACCTGGAGCACAAAAGAAGCCCGTACAAGGAGAAAGAGATTACCTGCGTGCCCAAGTTTACTCAGCCCCTGGTTGATCGGTCCGTGGTGGCCGGTTACAGCACCGCCATCAGCTGCGCCGTGAAAGGGTTCCCCAAG CCTAAGATTGTTTGGATGAAGAACAAGATGATCATCGGTGAGGATCCCAAGTACTTGATGCGGAACTACCAGGGAGTTCTGACCCTCAACATTCGCAAGCCGGGCACCTTCGACGGAGGCAAATACTCCTGCATGGCTGTCAATGAGCTGGGCAAGGACGAGGTGGAGTGCAAGGTGGACGTCCGAa TTGCCACGGATCCAGAGAAGAAGTGA
- the LOC120818944 gene encoding myosin-binding protein C, fast-type isoform X3 has product MPEPVPADTPEEGQESGSTELSGLFVEKPPQSLVAVTGMDLIIIAKVDSTTLTRKPTMKWLKGKWLDLGSKAGKHMQFKETYDRNTKIYTYEMKIIKAVAGDSGGYRCEVTAKDKCDSCTFEIEIQAAQQEAQADIFSAFKRADAGEDDGDLDFSALLKAAKKKKVKEEPPIDVWELLKSAHPSEYEKIAFDHGITDLRGMLKRLKKMKVVEPKHSEAFLKRLESCYSVEKGKKIVLRCEVMDPDVQVKWLKNGQEIKPSAKYVMEAVGNVRTLTLNRTTLADDAAYECVVGEDKCFTEVFVKEPPVTITKLMDDYHVVVGERVEFEIEVSEEGAHVMWFFEDVELQKDSTNHRIKKDGKKHTLIIQEATLADIGMYHAWTNGGHTKGELEVEEKQLEVLQDIADLTVKATDQALFKCEVSDDKVTGKWFKDGVEVLPSERIKMTHIGRFHRLLIEDVKPEDAGDYTFVPDGYALSISAKLNFLEIKVDYVPRQDPPKIHLDTTGNMVSQNTIIVVAGNKLRLDVEITGEPAPTVVWSKGDKVISETEGRVRVEARKDLSCFVIEGAEREDEGNYTICVTNPAGEDKAMLFVKIVDVPDPPENVRCLSVGEDCASMMWDPPVFDGGAPLKGYLMERKKKGSSRWTKLNFDVYESNSYEAKRMIEGVMYEMRVFAINSIGMSQPSLTSKPFMPIAPTSEPIRLTVHDVTDSTCTLKWLAPEKIGAGGMDGYVIEYCKEGDTEWVVANQELCERQGYVVRGLPVGEKINFRVKAVNIAGQSPPAVLSQPVTIREIMEYPKIRLPRELRTKYIRRVGEKINLTIPFQGKPRPVAIWYKDGEPIDPKMVNVRNSNVDSILFIREAERAHSGTYELVLQIENMEDRASIVLRIVDKPGPPMKLRVTDVWGFNAALEWAPPKDDGNCDITGYTIQKADMKTKEWFTVYDHNRRTNCTASDLVMGNEYMFRAFSENLCGLSEEACLSKNTAVIAKTDLEHKRSPYKEKEITCVPKFTQPLVDRSVVAGYSTAISCAVKGFPKPKIVWMKNKMIIGEDPKYLMRNYQGVLTLNIRKPGTFDGGKYSCMAVNELGKDEVECKVDVRIATDPEKK; this is encoded by the exons ATACGCCGGAGGAGGGGCAGG AGTCCGGCTCCACGGAGCTCAGTGGGCTCTTCGTCGAGAAGCCCCCGCAAAGTTTAGTTGCCGTAACAG GAATGGATTTGATCATCATAGCAAAGGTGGATTCCACCACCCTGACCAGAAAACCCACGATGAAATGGCTGAAGGGCAAGTGGCTGGACCTCGGCAGCAAGGCTGGAAAACACATGCAGTTCAAAGAAACTTACGACAGGAATACTaag aTCTATACTTATGAAATGAAGATCATCAAAGCAGTAGCTGGAGATTCTGGGGGCTACAGGTGTGAGGTAACGGCGAAAGACAAGTGTGACAGCTGCACCTTCGAGATTGAGATTCAGG CTGCACAGCAGGAGGCGCAAGCAGACATCTTCTCTGCCTTCAAGAGAGC GGATGCTGGAGAGGACGACGGAGATCTGGATTTCAGTGCTCTGCTGAAAGCCGCAAAGAA aaaaaaggtaaaagaggAACCGCCGATCGACGTGTGGGAGCTGCTTAAGAGCGCCCACCCGAGCGAGTATGAGAAAATCGCCTTCGACCACGGCATCACGGACCTGAGGGGCATGTTGAAACGCCTGAAGAAGATGAAGGTCGTCGAGCCCAAGCACAGCGAGG CTTTCCTGAAGAGACTCGAATCCTGCTACTCGGTGGAAAAGGGCAAGAAGATCGTCCTGAGGTGTGAGGTGATGGACCCGGACGTGCAGGTCAAATGGTTGAAGAACGGCCAGGAGATCAAACCCTCAGCCaa GTACGTCATGGAGGCGGTCGGGAACGTCAGGACGCTCACCCTGAACAGGACGACCCTGGCTGACGACGCCGCGTACGAATGTGTGGTTGGAGAAGACAAGTGCTTCACAGAGGTCTTCGTCAAAG AGCCCCCCGTGACCATCACCAAGCTGATGGATGACTACCACGTGGTCGTTGGAGAGAGGGTGGAGTTTGAGATCGAGGTGTCGGAGGAGGGCGCCCACGTCATGTG GTTCTTTGAGGATGTAGAGCTTCAAAAAGACTCCACCAACCATCGTATTAAGAAGGATGGGAAAAAGCACACGCTCATCATCCAGGAGGCTACCCTCGCTGATATCGGAATGTACCACGCTTGGACAAACGGGGGCCATACCAAAGGAGAGCTGGAGGTGGAAG AAAAACAACTGGAGGTGTTGCAGGATATTGCCGATCTGACAGTCAAGGCCACCGACCAGGCTTTGTTTAAGTGCGAGGTGTCGGACGATAAGGTCACAGGAAAGTGGTTCAAAGACGGAGTGGAGGTCCTGCCGAGCGAACGCATCAAGATGACTCACATCGGAAG GTTTCACCGGCTGCTTATTGAAGACGTGAAGCCAGAAGATGCCGGAGACTACACGTTTGTTCCCGACGGGTACGCGCTGTCAATTTCTGCCAAACTCAACTTCTTAG AAATTAAGGTTGACTACGTGCCAAGACAAG ATCCTCCAAAGATCCACCTGGACACCACTGGAAACATGGTGTCACAAAACACCATCATTGTGGTGGCGGGAAACAAACTCCGCCTGGATGTTGAGATCACAGGAGAGCCAGCACCCACTGTTGTGTGGTCGAAAGGAGATAAA GTAATTTCAGAGACTGAAGGACGCGTAAGGGTGGAGGCCAGGAAAGACCTGAGCTGCTTCGTCATagagggggcagagagggaagaCGAGGGCAACTACACCATTTGTGTTACCAACCCTGCTGGAGAGGACAAGGCCATGCTGTTTGTGAAGATCGTGG ACGTGCCCGACCCCCCCGAGAACGTGAGATGCCTCTCGGTGGGAGAGGACTGCGCCAGCATGATGTGGGACCCTCCTGTATTTGATGGCGGTGCGCCACTCAAAG GTTACCTCATGGAGCGGAAGAAGAAGGGCTCCTCCAGATGGACGAAGCTCAACTTTGATGTGTATGAATCAAATTCATACGAGGCGAAGAGGATGATTGAAGGTGTCATGTATGAGATGAGGGTGTTTGCCATCAACAGCATTGGTATGTCTCAGCCGAGCCTCACCTCCAAGCCCTTCATGCCCATCG CCCCGACTAGCGAGCCCATACGTCTGACGGTGCACGATGTGACGGACAGCACGTGCACCCTGAAGTGGCTCGCCCCGGAGAAGATCGGCGCTGGAGGCATGGATGGCTACGTCATTGAATACTGCAAAGAAGGAG ACACTGAGTGGGTGGTGGCGAACCAGGAACTTTGTGAAAGGCAGGGATATGTGGTGCGTGGCCTCCCCGTGGGGGAGAAGATCAACTTTAGGGTGAAAGCAGTCAACATCGCCGGACAAAGTCCTCCAGCTGTGCTGTCGCAGCCGGTCACCATCCGTGAGATCATGG AGTATCCTAAGATCCGCCTCCCTCGCGAGCTGAGAACAAAGTACATCAGGAGAGTAGGAGAAAAAATCAACCTGACCATCCCGTTCCAg GGTAAGCCGCGTCCGGTCGCAATCTGGTACAAAGACGGTGAACCCATTGACCCCAAGATGGTCAACGTCCGCAACTCCAACGTGGACAGCATCCTCTTCATCCGCGAAGCAGAGAGAGCGCACTCGGGGACGTATGAGCTGGTGCTGCAGATCGAGAACATGGAAGACAGAGCCTCCATCGTCCTCAGGATTGTGG ATAAACCCGGACCTCCTATGAAGCTGAGGGTGACAGACGTCTGGGGCTTCAATGCGGCTCTGGAGTGGGCGCCCCCAAAGGATGACGGCAACTGTGACATTACTGGATACACCATCCAGAAAGCGGACATGAAGACTAAG GAATGGTTCACCGTTTATGATCACAACAGACGGACGAACTGCACAGCTTCAGATCTGGTCATGGGCAACGAATACATGTTCCGAGCCTTCAGCGAAAACCTCTGCGGCCTGAGCGAGGAGGCGTGCCTTAGCAAGAACACGGCTGTCATCGCCAAGAcag ACCTGGAGCACAAAAGAAGCCCGTACAAGGAGAAAGAGATTACCTGCGTGCCCAAGTTTACTCAGCCCCTGGTTGATCGGTCCGTGGTGGCCGGTTACAGCACCGCCATCAGCTGCGCCGTGAAAGGGTTCCCCAAG CCTAAGATTGTTTGGATGAAGAACAAGATGATCATCGGTGAGGATCCCAAGTACTTGATGCGGAACTACCAGGGAGTTCTGACCCTCAACATTCGCAAGCCGGGCACCTTCGACGGAGGCAAATACTCCTGCATGGCTGTCAATGAGCTGGGCAAGGACGAGGTGGAGTGCAAGGTGGACGTCCGAa TTGCCACGGATCCAGAGAAGAAGTGA
- the LOC120818944 gene encoding myosin-binding protein C, fast-type isoform X1 has protein sequence MPEPVPADTPEEGQDAPPTDGDSEAEWDESGSTELSGLFVEKPPQSLVAVTGMDLIIIAKVDSTTLTRKPTMKWLKGKWLDLGSKAGKHMQFKETYDRNTKIYTYEMKIIKAVAGDSGGYRCEVTAKDKCDSCTFEIEIQAAQQEAQADIFSAFKRADAGEDDGDLDFSALLKAAKKKKVKEEPPIDVWELLKSAHPSEYEKIAFDHGITDLRGMLKRLKKMKVVEPKHSEAFLKRLESCYSVEKGKKIVLRCEVMDPDVQVKWLKNGQEIKPSAKYVMEAVGNVRTLTLNRTTLADDAAYECVVGEDKCFTEVFVKEPPVTITKLMDDYHVVVGERVEFEIEVSEEGAHVMWFFEDVELQKDSTNHRIKKDGKKHTLIIQEATLADIGMYHAWTNGGHTKGELEVEEKQLEVLQDIADLTVKATDQALFKCEVSDDKVTGKWFKDGVEVLPSERIKMTHIGRFHRLLIEDVKPEDAGDYTFVPDGYALSISAKLNFLEIKVDYVPRQDPPKIHLDTTGNMVSQNTIIVVAGNKLRLDVEITGEPAPTVVWSKGDKVISETEGRVRVEARKDLSCFVIEGAEREDEGNYTICVTNPAGEDKAMLFVKIVDVPDPPENVRCLSVGEDCASMMWDPPVFDGGAPLKGYLMERKKKGSSRWTKLNFDVYESNSYEAKRMIEGVMYEMRVFAINSIGMSQPSLTSKPFMPIAPTSEPIRLTVHDVTDSTCTLKWLAPEKIGAGGMDGYVIEYCKEGDTEWVVANQELCERQGYVVRGLPVGEKINFRVKAVNIAGQSPPAVLSQPVTIREIMEYPKIRLPRELRTKYIRRVGEKINLTIPFQGKPRPVAIWYKDGEPIDPKMVNVRNSNVDSILFIREAERAHSGTYELVLQIENMEDRASIVLRIVDKPGPPMKLRVTDVWGFNAALEWAPPKDDGNCDITGYTIQKADMKTKEWFTVYDHNRRTNCTASDLVMGNEYMFRAFSENLCGLSEEACLSKNTAVIAKTDLEHKRSPYKEKEITCVPKFTQPLVDRSVVAGYSTAISCAVKGFPKPKIVWMKNKMIIGEDPKYLMRNYQGVLTLNIRKPGTFDGGKYSCMAVNELGKDEVECKVDVRIATDPEKK, from the exons ATACGCCGGAGGAGGGGCAGG aTGCACCGCCCACAGATGGAG ATTCAGAAGCTGAGTGGGATG AGTCCGGCTCCACGGAGCTCAGTGGGCTCTTCGTCGAGAAGCCCCCGCAAAGTTTAGTTGCCGTAACAG GAATGGATTTGATCATCATAGCAAAGGTGGATTCCACCACCCTGACCAGAAAACCCACGATGAAATGGCTGAAGGGCAAGTGGCTGGACCTCGGCAGCAAGGCTGGAAAACACATGCAGTTCAAAGAAACTTACGACAGGAATACTaag aTCTATACTTATGAAATGAAGATCATCAAAGCAGTAGCTGGAGATTCTGGGGGCTACAGGTGTGAGGTAACGGCGAAAGACAAGTGTGACAGCTGCACCTTCGAGATTGAGATTCAGG CTGCACAGCAGGAGGCGCAAGCAGACATCTTCTCTGCCTTCAAGAGAGC GGATGCTGGAGAGGACGACGGAGATCTGGATTTCAGTGCTCTGCTGAAAGCCGCAAAGAA aaaaaaggtaaaagaggAACCGCCGATCGACGTGTGGGAGCTGCTTAAGAGCGCCCACCCGAGCGAGTATGAGAAAATCGCCTTCGACCACGGCATCACGGACCTGAGGGGCATGTTGAAACGCCTGAAGAAGATGAAGGTCGTCGAGCCCAAGCACAGCGAGG CTTTCCTGAAGAGACTCGAATCCTGCTACTCGGTGGAAAAGGGCAAGAAGATCGTCCTGAGGTGTGAGGTGATGGACCCGGACGTGCAGGTCAAATGGTTGAAGAACGGCCAGGAGATCAAACCCTCAGCCaa GTACGTCATGGAGGCGGTCGGGAACGTCAGGACGCTCACCCTGAACAGGACGACCCTGGCTGACGACGCCGCGTACGAATGTGTGGTTGGAGAAGACAAGTGCTTCACAGAGGTCTTCGTCAAAG AGCCCCCCGTGACCATCACCAAGCTGATGGATGACTACCACGTGGTCGTTGGAGAGAGGGTGGAGTTTGAGATCGAGGTGTCGGAGGAGGGCGCCCACGTCATGTG GTTCTTTGAGGATGTAGAGCTTCAAAAAGACTCCACCAACCATCGTATTAAGAAGGATGGGAAAAAGCACACGCTCATCATCCAGGAGGCTACCCTCGCTGATATCGGAATGTACCACGCTTGGACAAACGGGGGCCATACCAAAGGAGAGCTGGAGGTGGAAG AAAAACAACTGGAGGTGTTGCAGGATATTGCCGATCTGACAGTCAAGGCCACCGACCAGGCTTTGTTTAAGTGCGAGGTGTCGGACGATAAGGTCACAGGAAAGTGGTTCAAAGACGGAGTGGAGGTCCTGCCGAGCGAACGCATCAAGATGACTCACATCGGAAG GTTTCACCGGCTGCTTATTGAAGACGTGAAGCCAGAAGATGCCGGAGACTACACGTTTGTTCCCGACGGGTACGCGCTGTCAATTTCTGCCAAACTCAACTTCTTAG AAATTAAGGTTGACTACGTGCCAAGACAAG ATCCTCCAAAGATCCACCTGGACACCACTGGAAACATGGTGTCACAAAACACCATCATTGTGGTGGCGGGAAACAAACTCCGCCTGGATGTTGAGATCACAGGAGAGCCAGCACCCACTGTTGTGTGGTCGAAAGGAGATAAA GTAATTTCAGAGACTGAAGGACGCGTAAGGGTGGAGGCCAGGAAAGACCTGAGCTGCTTCGTCATagagggggcagagagggaagaCGAGGGCAACTACACCATTTGTGTTACCAACCCTGCTGGAGAGGACAAGGCCATGCTGTTTGTGAAGATCGTGG ACGTGCCCGACCCCCCCGAGAACGTGAGATGCCTCTCGGTGGGAGAGGACTGCGCCAGCATGATGTGGGACCCTCCTGTATTTGATGGCGGTGCGCCACTCAAAG GTTACCTCATGGAGCGGAAGAAGAAGGGCTCCTCCAGATGGACGAAGCTCAACTTTGATGTGTATGAATCAAATTCATACGAGGCGAAGAGGATGATTGAAGGTGTCATGTATGAGATGAGGGTGTTTGCCATCAACAGCATTGGTATGTCTCAGCCGAGCCTCACCTCCAAGCCCTTCATGCCCATCG CCCCGACTAGCGAGCCCATACGTCTGACGGTGCACGATGTGACGGACAGCACGTGCACCCTGAAGTGGCTCGCCCCGGAGAAGATCGGCGCTGGAGGCATGGATGGCTACGTCATTGAATACTGCAAAGAAGGAG ACACTGAGTGGGTGGTGGCGAACCAGGAACTTTGTGAAAGGCAGGGATATGTGGTGCGTGGCCTCCCCGTGGGGGAGAAGATCAACTTTAGGGTGAAAGCAGTCAACATCGCCGGACAAAGTCCTCCAGCTGTGCTGTCGCAGCCGGTCACCATCCGTGAGATCATGG AGTATCCTAAGATCCGCCTCCCTCGCGAGCTGAGAACAAAGTACATCAGGAGAGTAGGAGAAAAAATCAACCTGACCATCCCGTTCCAg GGTAAGCCGCGTCCGGTCGCAATCTGGTACAAAGACGGTGAACCCATTGACCCCAAGATGGTCAACGTCCGCAACTCCAACGTGGACAGCATCCTCTTCATCCGCGAAGCAGAGAGAGCGCACTCGGGGACGTATGAGCTGGTGCTGCAGATCGAGAACATGGAAGACAGAGCCTCCATCGTCCTCAGGATTGTGG ATAAACCCGGACCTCCTATGAAGCTGAGGGTGACAGACGTCTGGGGCTTCAATGCGGCTCTGGAGTGGGCGCCCCCAAAGGATGACGGCAACTGTGACATTACTGGATACACCATCCAGAAAGCGGACATGAAGACTAAG GAATGGTTCACCGTTTATGATCACAACAGACGGACGAACTGCACAGCTTCAGATCTGGTCATGGGCAACGAATACATGTTCCGAGCCTTCAGCGAAAACCTCTGCGGCCTGAGCGAGGAGGCGTGCCTTAGCAAGAACACGGCTGTCATCGCCAAGAcag ACCTGGAGCACAAAAGAAGCCCGTACAAGGAGAAAGAGATTACCTGCGTGCCCAAGTTTACTCAGCCCCTGGTTGATCGGTCCGTGGTGGCCGGTTACAGCACCGCCATCAGCTGCGCCGTGAAAGGGTTCCCCAAG CCTAAGATTGTTTGGATGAAGAACAAGATGATCATCGGTGAGGATCCCAAGTACTTGATGCGGAACTACCAGGGAGTTCTGACCCTCAACATTCGCAAGCCGGGCACCTTCGACGGAGGCAAATACTCCTGCATGGCTGTCAATGAGCTGGGCAAGGACGAGGTGGAGTGCAAGGTGGACGTCCGAa TTGCCACGGATCCAGAGAAGAAGTGA